A genomic region of Desulfosarcina ovata subsp. ovata contains the following coding sequences:
- the bchH gene encoding magnesium chelatase subunit H: MNRPGFTFIINASLTESLLEGVERFYQVHGKLFSARLFSTHDIEEEAISPDAVRSALISASMVFLDIRGGGKALGVAAGALAQTKTPVALLVGGSPECMSLVRLGSFSMRQAMARAGKKGKGSRPGKSFNLRSARRMMDWIEKGGTLFPFGKLRHARNWARMMRYWQHGGGENIKNMLAFAGREYAGFKIAKPPVPREYPDCGIYDPLSGFTHDDLDAYVASIDWNPDLPTVGLLFYGGMHFSQSVVPARALAQWLRSHQMANIVPVFSTATDNMQAIRKYFFDHQTPFVDAVVYLQWFSLNTFTDAAPDQAVALLKELGVPVFSGVPMFGREIDAWRESVQGLSPIEVLTTVILPETDGMIEPLPSCGLVEQSHPEIEGAVKKVVPIQGRIAHMAGRIGKWTALSRKRNSEKRVAFIVYDNPPGEDNLGNAAYIDTFASLKKLFGIMAERGYSVSGVPEKQGLHEYFLSRQLVNLARWGDVRESFKHGRMVSVNQYQGLLETLPAGDEIAPQWGPPPGEIMCEDDRLLIPAVEFGNLLVGLQPARGYHADPDKISHDKTLPPHHQYVAFYRWLEEHWRPDCVVHVGTHGTLEFLKGKETGMSGRCFPSSLLGNVPHLYFYHVVNASEATIAKRRSLGVLVNYNSPAFTAGGLYDEYESLDQLIAETIEARTLEPARAERLSERVMQKAAQLNFACETVESVQEEISMMKRAIIPKGLHLLGEGIDANGQLDFATFFLRYDRGRTPSLHRRLCEAQGLSYEDLLRPGKAGNAVDPRALEKIDANVRTIVEAACKDDCLPGTEPERSAVLQAITAAKNLGGDLEIENFLAGLSGKYIAPGLGGDPLRTPEVLPTGRNSYQFDPRLVPSEEACRRGWEIADNTLAHYYALNGAYPDSTAVILWGFETTKTRGETVGQILAYLGVRVRHDSNPYYKKLEAVPLEELGRPRVDCMVQICGFFRDMFPTVLSMINRAVDLVAELDESEDKNFVRKNTRAMKARLEGSVAPEQLDRIARGRVFGPRPGEYGTRTTGLIETGAWTSETEISDLFTATMSHLYADNLHGQRCLDAYRHRLASVDLVSQVRDTHEYEIMDLDHYYEFFGGLSRTVESVKGRAPAMLITDTTKEILLTETVGESLNRGIRSRLLNPRWIDGLLAHDYHGAQKISDRVEYLIGFAATTHAVENWIWSKVTERYIADSEMFARMCANNRFAVESMIKRLLEAEKRDYWNPTETEKQLLMDRYMELEGMIEERMEP; the protein is encoded by the coding sequence ATGAACAGACCCGGATTCACCTTTATTATCAACGCCTCCTTGACCGAGTCCCTGCTGGAAGGCGTGGAACGCTTTTACCAGGTGCATGGCAAACTGTTTTCCGCCCGTCTGTTCTCAACCCATGATATCGAAGAAGAGGCCATTTCTCCAGATGCCGTCCGGTCGGCACTGATATCCGCGTCCATGGTTTTCCTGGATATCCGGGGTGGTGGAAAAGCATTGGGCGTGGCCGCCGGCGCATTGGCGCAAACGAAAACACCCGTGGCGCTTCTGGTGGGTGGCTCGCCGGAATGCATGTCACTGGTACGACTGGGATCGTTTTCCATGCGGCAGGCGATGGCCCGCGCCGGGAAGAAAGGGAAGGGGTCGCGTCCGGGGAAATCGTTCAATCTTCGCTCCGCACGGCGAATGATGGATTGGATCGAGAAAGGCGGAACTCTTTTTCCCTTCGGCAAGCTCCGCCACGCCCGCAACTGGGCCCGCATGATGCGTTACTGGCAACATGGGGGCGGGGAAAACATCAAGAACATGCTGGCCTTCGCCGGGCGGGAATATGCCGGGTTCAAGATTGCCAAACCGCCGGTCCCCCGGGAATACCCGGATTGCGGCATCTACGACCCGCTGTCCGGATTCACTCACGATGATTTGGATGCCTACGTCGCGTCCATTGATTGGAACCCCGACCTTCCCACCGTCGGTCTTTTGTTTTACGGGGGGATGCATTTTTCGCAAAGTGTGGTTCCCGCGCGGGCGCTGGCGCAGTGGTTGAGATCGCACCAGATGGCCAACATCGTGCCGGTGTTCTCCACCGCTACCGACAACATGCAGGCCATACGAAAGTATTTTTTCGATCACCAGACCCCTTTTGTGGATGCCGTGGTCTACTTGCAGTGGTTTTCCCTGAACACATTTACCGACGCCGCCCCGGATCAAGCCGTGGCGCTCCTGAAAGAACTGGGTGTGCCCGTGTTTTCCGGGGTCCCCATGTTTGGCCGGGAAATCGATGCCTGGCGCGAATCCGTTCAGGGCCTGTCGCCCATCGAGGTGTTGACGACGGTGATCCTGCCCGAAACCGACGGAATGATCGAACCGCTGCCCTCCTGCGGCCTCGTGGAACAATCTCATCCGGAAATTGAGGGGGCGGTGAAAAAGGTGGTTCCCATTCAGGGCCGCATCGCCCACATGGCCGGCCGGATCGGGAAATGGACGGCCCTTTCCCGCAAACGCAACAGCGAAAAGCGGGTCGCTTTCATTGTCTACGACAATCCGCCGGGTGAGGACAACCTGGGCAATGCCGCCTATATTGACACGTTCGCCAGCTTGAAAAAGCTATTCGGTATCATGGCCGAGCGTGGCTATAGCGTGTCGGGCGTGCCGGAGAAGCAAGGCTTGCACGAGTATTTCCTTTCCCGCCAACTGGTCAATCTGGCCCGCTGGGGAGACGTGCGGGAGTCGTTCAAGCACGGCCGGATGGTGAGCGTCAACCAGTACCAAGGCCTGCTGGAAACCCTGCCGGCCGGCGACGAGATCGCCCCCCAATGGGGGCCGCCGCCCGGCGAAATCATGTGCGAAGATGACCGCTTGCTGATCCCGGCGGTCGAATTCGGCAATCTGCTGGTGGGTCTGCAGCCGGCGCGCGGGTACCATGCCGACCCGGACAAGATCAGTCACGACAAGACCCTGCCGCCCCACCACCAGTATGTGGCTTTCTACCGCTGGCTGGAAGAACACTGGCGGCCGGATTGCGTCGTCCACGTCGGTACCCACGGCACCCTTGAATTTCTCAAGGGCAAGGAGACGGGCATGAGCGGCCGCTGCTTTCCCTCATCCCTTCTGGGGAACGTGCCGCACCTTTACTTCTACCATGTGGTCAATGCGTCCGAGGCCACCATTGCCAAACGGCGCAGCCTGGGGGTCCTGGTCAATTACAACTCCCCGGCATTCACGGCCGGCGGCCTTTACGACGAGTACGAGTCCCTGGACCAACTCATCGCTGAAACCATTGAGGCGCGCACCCTGGAACCGGCACGCGCCGAAAGACTCTCCGAACGCGTCATGCAGAAGGCGGCCCAACTCAACTTCGCCTGCGAAACGGTGGAGTCGGTTCAGGAAGAGATTTCGATGATGAAGCGCGCCATCATTCCCAAGGGGCTTCATCTCCTGGGCGAAGGAATCGATGCCAACGGGCAGCTGGATTTCGCCACCTTTTTTCTGCGTTATGACAGGGGCCGAACGCCTTCCCTCCACCGCCGGCTCTGCGAAGCACAAGGCCTTTCCTATGAGGATCTGCTCCGCCCGGGAAAGGCCGGCAATGCCGTCGATCCCCGTGCCCTCGAGAAGATCGATGCCAACGTCCGTACCATCGTCGAAGCGGCATGCAAAGACGACTGCCTGCCCGGGACAGAGCCCGAACGCAGCGCCGTTTTACAGGCCATCACCGCCGCCAAAAACCTCGGCGGGGATTTGGAGATTGAGAATTTCCTGGCCGGTCTTTCCGGAAAATATATCGCGCCCGGCCTGGGCGGCGACCCCCTGCGCACGCCGGAAGTACTTCCGACCGGTCGCAATTCGTACCAGTTCGATCCCCGGCTGGTGCCTTCGGAAGAGGCCTGCCGGCGGGGGTGGGAAATCGCCGACAACACCCTGGCCCATTATTACGCCTTGAACGGTGCCTACCCGGACAGTACGGCGGTGATCCTCTGGGGATTCGAAACCACCAAAACCCGGGGAGAGACCGTAGGGCAGATTCTGGCCTATCTTGGGGTCCGAGTACGCCACGATTCCAACCCCTACTACAAAAAGCTCGAAGCGGTGCCCCTCGAGGAACTGGGGCGTCCCCGGGTGGACTGCATGGTGCAGATCTGCGGGTTTTTTCGCGATATGTTCCCCACGGTCCTGTCCATGATCAACCGCGCCGTGGACCTGGTGGCGGAACTGGACGAGTCCGAGGACAAGAATTTCGTCCGCAAAAACACCCGGGCCATGAAGGCGCGGCTGGAGGGTTCGGTCGCTCCGGAACAGCTGGACCGGATTGCCCGCGGCCGGGTGTTCGGGCCCAGGCCGGGAGAGTACGGCACGCGGACCACCGGACTGATCGAAACCGGGGCCTGGACCAGCGAAACGGAGATCAGCGATCTTTTCACGGCCACGATGAGTCATCTCTATGCGGATAACCTGCATGGCCAGCGCTGCCTGGATGCCTACCGGCATCGTCTCGCCAGCGTGGATCTGGTCAGCCAGGTCCGGGATACCCACGAATACGAGATCATGGATCTGGACCACTACTACGAATTCTTCGGCGGCCTCTCCCGGACCGTTGAATCGGTGAAAGGCCGGGCGCCTGCCATGCTGATCACCGATACCACCAAGGAGATCCTGCTTACCGAGACCGTGGGCGAGTCCCTGAACCGGGGGATCCGGTCCCGTCTGCTCAATCCCCGATGGATCGACGGACTGCTGGCCCACGATTATCACGGTGCCCAGAAGATCAGCGACCGTGTGGAATACCTGATCGGTTTCGCCGCCACCACCCACGCCGTGGAAAACTGGATCTGGTCCAAGGTGACCGAGCGTTACATCGCCGATTCTGAGATGTTCGCCCGCATGTGTGCAAACAACCGGTTTGCCGTGGAGTCGATGATCAAACGCCTGCTGGAGGCGGAAAAGCGGGACTATTGGAATCCCACGGAAACGGAAAAACAACTGCTCATGGATCGCTACATGGAACTCGAAGGCATGATCGAAGAAAGGATGGAGCCGTGA
- a CDS encoding TonB-dependent receptor domain-containing protein has protein sequence MGVSIEYHDNIDEATMKGIESEFSLDLAENHRISATLTYMEATNDETGDRLERSPHWLGSIAYTYDQSFDRFRFWTTLRGRGQDDIYIGEYSVDEPREVSGFFVWDLSLGLDIGTHVSLFANGTNLFDSDYREFTYTRYQPGRVFLIGCEFKI, from the coding sequence GTGGGAGTTTCTATTGAGTATCATGACAATATCGACGAAGCCACGATGAAGGGCATTGAATCGGAATTCTCTCTCGATCTCGCCGAAAACCACCGCATCTCAGCCACGCTGACCTATATGGAGGCGACCAACGATGAAACGGGCGATCGCTTGGAGAGAAGTCCGCACTGGCTGGGGTCCATTGCCTATACCTACGATCAGTCGTTCGATCGTTTCCGCTTCTGGACGACCCTCAGGGGCCGTGGCCAGGATGATATCTATATCGGCGAATACAGCGTGGATGAACCCCGCGAAGTGTCCGGTTTTTTTGTCTGGGATCTCTCCCTGGGTTTGGATATCGGAACGCATGTGAGTCTGTTCGCCAATGGAACCAATCTGTTCGATTCGGATTACCGCGAGTTCACCTATACGCGCTATCAGCCCGGCCGGGTGTTCCTGATTGGCTGTGAATTCAAAATATAG